The Sinomicrobium kalidii region TTTTACCTCGCTGATGGTAATGCGTTCGGTTTTTACATTCAGTTTTGAACCACCGGCGGAGGAAATGACGATAAAGATAATAAGTGCCAAAAGCAAAAGGCCGCCTGCAAACATGGCAATACGTGCGGGGGTAAACCTTTTCTTTTTTATAGGAATGTCCATAAAGTACAATTTACTTTGTTTATATGTTATTATCGTGCCAAAAAAATAAGGTGCTGTTTATTAGTCTTTTGTGATTTTTCGGGTTTACGGAGGTGTTCGGTTTCGATACACTTTGTGTCCGCTGGCAATACACTTTTGACATTCCGGAAATTAGCGCTTCCCGTTTTTTTCATAAAGAGGATAAAGTTGTAATATTGTAGGTGTTGAGAGTTGCCGGTTGCCGGTTGCGAGTTTGCCAGTTAAATTGAAACCGGTAACTGGTAACCCGAAACCGGTAACTGGTAAGCTTGTAATCATGCACTTAAAAGACGCCCGCATATTAGTCATTGACGATGATACCGACGTGCTGACCGCCATGCGGCTGCTGCTGAAGTCGAGGGTGAGAGAAGTGGTGGTGGAGAAGAAACCCGACCATATCCTGTCGTTGCTCAGCAAAAATAAGTTCGATATCATTATCCTGGATATGAACTTCAACGGGCTGGTCAATACCGGGAACGAGGGATTGTACTGGCTCCGGCAGATCCGTGAAACCGATACCAAGGTAGATGTTATCCTCATCACGGCATATGGCGATATTGACCTGGCCATCCGTTCCCTGAAGGAAGGGGCCTCCGATTTCCTGGTGAAACCGTGGAAGAACGAAAAGATATTACAATCCGTACAGGACCTGCTGGAAAAGAAGAAGTCGCGGAAAAGTACGAACAAATCCGTAAAGCTGGAAGGGGAGAAGATACTCGGGGAAAGCGAGGTCATGAAAGATGTTTTCCTGAAACTCGGGAAGGTGGCGCCCACCGATGCCAATGTACTGATCCTCGGCGAGAATGGAACAGGCAAGGACCTCATAGCAAGGGCCCTTCACGAAAATTCCCGTCGGAAGGACAAGCCCTTTGTTAAGGTCGATTTGGGGGCATTGACACCTTCATTGTTCGAAAGTGAACTGTTCGGCTATAAAAAGGGCGCTTTTACCGATGCACGGGAAGACCGGAAAGGCCGGTTTGAAGTGGCTTCGGGAGGGACATTGTTTCTTGATGAGATAGGAAATATAAGCCTGCAGCAACAGGCCCGGCTGCTTACCGTTTTGCAAAACAGGTATATAACCCCTTTAGGATCGAACGAAACGGTTCCGGTTGATATCCGGCTTATTTGTGCCACCAACCTGGAACTTTCGGCCTTGGCCGATGAGAACAGGTTCCGCAAAGACCTGATTTACCGGATTAATACCGTGGAGATTACCGTACCCCCGCTCCGGGAACGGGGAAAGGACATCAAACTGCTGGCCGGTCACTTTGTACAGCTGTATGCCGAAAAGTACATGAAAGAACCCTTTACCCTGGACAAGGGGTTTATAGAAAAATTAAAGGCGTATTCCTTCCCGGGGAACGTGAGGGAACTCCAGTATGCCCTCGAACGTGCCGTTATTATGGCGGAGGACGACACACTCTATGCCGGTGATGTAGTGTTCTCACCCATCGAAAAATACCAGAATGCACAGGATTCCCGCGAAATGAAACTGGAAACCATCGAAAAGAACACCATTCTTAAAGTGGTCGAAAAAAATAACGGCAATATCTCAAAATCAGCAAAAGAACTGGGAATAACCAGGGCTGCCCTGTACCGAAGACTGCACAAGTATGACCTCTGATTCCTATAAAAAAATCCTGCTGTTGCGGATCGGTATCCTTTTGGTTTCCCTGATAGCGCTGGCTTTTGCCGTAAGTGCTGCCAACATATATGCTATTGTGCCTGCGGCATTGTTCAGCGCCTGGGCCTGTTATTACCTTCATAGCTTTTGCATAAAAAGGTTTACGGAAGTAGACGATTTTTTCGAGGCGGTAAAGTACCGTGATTTTTCCCGGTGGTATGCCGAGAACAGGGGGCCTAAAGATATCCGTCAGCTTCACGAGGGGTTCAATGAAGTGAACCGTACCATCAAGGAGATGAATACTGAAAAAGAGACCCAGTACCTCTACCTGCAAAAAATACTTGAAATGATAGATGTAGGCATTATTGCCTATAACCTGCATACCGGAAATGTTCTCTGGGCCAATGATTCACTGCGGAAAAACCTGGATATTCCGTCTGTAAAGAACATCCGGTTTATTGCCAACAGGAAACCGAAGCTGTTCCGTGAGCTGTTGCAGGCCGATCATCCCCGGGAAACATCGGTTACCGTGGAAGCCGGGAGCCAGAAAAACAAGATGCTCGTATCCAATACCGTTTTTCATGTGGGAGACGACGCTTTTAAACTCGTTGTGCTTCAGAATATCGAAGATACGCTGAACCAGAATGAGTCTGATGCCTGGAAAAAGCTACTCAGTGTCATGACCCACGAGATCATGAATTCCATAGCTCCCATTTCTTCACTTGCCGAAACATTAAAGTCGAATGTCCAGGGGGCCATCGATAAACCGGACAAACATCCCCTGGAGATGGAAGACCTGCATACGGGGATCGAAAGCATTAAAAAACGCAGTGAGGGCCTGATGAAATTTGCCAAGACCTACCGCAGCCTCAATAAGGTAACCAGTCTGAACAAAAGTAAGATCAGGGTAAGCGAATTCTTCCGGAATATCGACAAGCTGATGTACCCTTCACTGAAGGCCAAGAATATAGAAGTCGACTATAAAGTGGAACCTCCGGACCTGGAAGTGAAAATAGATGTCTACCTCGTTGAACAGGTACTTAT contains the following coding sequences:
- a CDS encoding sigma-54-dependent transcriptional regulator, whose translation is MHLKDARILVIDDDTDVLTAMRLLLKSRVREVVVEKKPDHILSLLSKNKFDIIILDMNFNGLVNTGNEGLYWLRQIRETDTKVDVILITAYGDIDLAIRSLKEGASDFLVKPWKNEKILQSVQDLLEKKKSRKSTNKSVKLEGEKILGESEVMKDVFLKLGKVAPTDANVLILGENGTGKDLIARALHENSRRKDKPFVKVDLGALTPSLFESELFGYKKGAFTDAREDRKGRFEVASGGTLFLDEIGNISLQQQARLLTVLQNRYITPLGSNETVPVDIRLICATNLELSALADENRFRKDLIYRINTVEITVPPLRERGKDIKLLAGHFVQLYAEKYMKEPFTLDKGFIEKLKAYSFPGNVRELQYALERAVIMAEDDTLYAGDVVFSPIEKYQNAQDSREMKLETIEKNTILKVVEKNNGNISKSAKELGITRAALYRRLHKYDL
- a CDS encoding sensor histidine kinase; its protein translation is MTSDSYKKILLLRIGILLVSLIALAFAVSAANIYAIVPAALFSAWACYYLHSFCIKRFTEVDDFFEAVKYRDFSRWYAENRGPKDIRQLHEGFNEVNRTIKEMNTEKETQYLYLQKILEMIDVGIIAYNLHTGNVLWANDSLRKNLDIPSVKNIRFIANRKPKLFRELLQADHPRETSVTVEAGSQKNKMLVSNTVFHVGDDAFKLVVLQNIEDTLNQNESDAWKKLLSVMTHEIMNSIAPISSLAETLKSNVQGAIDKPDKHPLEMEDLHTGIESIKKRSEGLMKFAKTYRSLNKVTSLNKSKIRVSEFFRNIDKLMYPSLKAKNIEVDYKVEPPDLEVKIDVYLVEQVLINLILNAVDACEEKDDARIVISADRHVDGNVVIGIADNGRGIPEEVIDNVFVPFFSTKKKGSGIGLSLCKQIMLLHRGRVQIRSVEGEGTVVSLIF